The proteins below are encoded in one region of Thermoplasmata archaeon:
- a CDS encoding DUF835 domain-containing protein, producing the protein LVAKPDPAPIGKTYKSLWPKIATALAKRSPEGMQRALAKGALSMRVAGRTVKITPDMVRFERKLPEAVALVRTPYGELYLDLRITPEIQAEAYAREVIRRIQQMRKDMNLDVDDYVVTSLKASGALAAALESQRDLVARETRSRILTLGDRDVQGEVVVEWNDVDGQNVTIGLTPLHMTEALREFTRLPGLSTAKAMLLFDAGYKSVAALRAASRGELAAIEGLDPQDPIRIVEALAQPGDASVPCPVCEAPVAKGARRCARCGEPVSGETVSCPRCNTPVPPGLESCPVCGLVLSVPSAPRPGPSRVACAACGEYIPVGSDVCPSCGARQKPPASPAPHPAAQGKPRLRTASTYLVVGEQTDAAYRLFEEALAAGQRGLCLTRVYPQRLRERYAAAEVSVLWLSNVGKEDAIRPKDLEKLSLAVEQFVAREHGAVLLDGVEYLVTNNNFLTVLRLVQAMRDQVAIHNGTLLISVSPTALESHQLTLLEREVDQVIGSTSAPAA; encoded by the coding sequence TTGGTCGCCAAGCCCGATCCCGCACCCATTGGCAAGACGTACAAGTCCCTGTGGCCCAAGATTGCCACGGCCCTCGCGAAGCGGTCCCCCGAAGGCATGCAGCGGGCGCTCGCCAAGGGGGCCTTGTCGATGCGTGTCGCGGGACGGACGGTGAAGATCACGCCCGACATGGTTCGGTTCGAGCGGAAGCTGCCCGAGGCGGTCGCCCTGGTCCGGACCCCGTACGGGGAACTCTACCTCGACCTCCGCATCACGCCGGAGATCCAGGCCGAGGCGTACGCTCGCGAGGTGATCCGCCGCATCCAACAGATGCGCAAGGACATGAACCTCGACGTAGACGACTACGTGGTCACCTCCCTGAAGGCGAGCGGAGCGCTCGCGGCCGCCCTCGAGTCCCAACGGGACCTGGTCGCCCGGGAGACGCGATCCCGGATCCTCACGCTCGGGGACCGCGACGTCCAAGGCGAGGTCGTCGTCGAGTGGAACGACGTCGACGGCCAGAACGTCACGATCGGGCTCACCCCCCTCCACATGACGGAGGCGCTGCGAGAATTCACGCGGTTACCTGGGCTCAGCACGGCGAAGGCCATGCTCTTGTTCGATGCGGGCTACAAGAGCGTGGCCGCGCTGCGTGCCGCCTCCCGCGGCGAGCTCGCCGCGATCGAGGGACTCGACCCTCAGGATCCGATCCGGATCGTCGAGGCGCTCGCCCAGCCGGGCGATGCCTCGGTTCCGTGCCCCGTCTGCGAGGCTCCCGTGGCCAAGGGCGCACGCCGATGCGCGCGGTGCGGCGAGCCCGTGAGCGGGGAGACCGTTTCGTGCCCCCGCTGCAACACGCCCGTGCCGCCCGGCTTGGAGTCCTGCCCGGTGTGCGGCCTCGTGCTCTCGGTCCCCAGCGCGCCGCGTCCCGGGCCCTCGCGGGTCGCGTGCGCGGCTTGCGGCGAGTACATTCCCGTGGGCTCCGACGTCTGCCCCTCCTGCGGCGCTCGCCAGAAGCCGCCTGCGAGTCCCGCGCCGCATCCCGCGGCGCAGGGGAAACCGCGTCTCCGAACCGCCTCCACGTACCTCGTGGTAGGCGAACAAACCGACGCGGCGTACCGGCTGTTCGAGGAAGCCTTGGCCGCGGGCCAGCGGGGGCTCTGCCTCACGCGCGTCTATCCCCAGCGGCTCCGGGAGCGCTACGCCGCGGCGGAGGTGTCCGTCCTGTGGCTGAGCAACGTGGGCAAGGAGGACGCGATCCGTCCCAAGGACCTCGAGAAACTCTCCCTTGCGGTGGAGCAGTTCGTTGCGCGGGAGCACGGGGCGGTCCTCCTTGACGGCGTGGAGTACCTCGTCACGAACAACAACTTCTTGACCGTCCTGCGGCTCGTCCAGGCGATGCGGGACCAGGTGGCCATCCACAACGGCACCCTGCTCATCTCCGTGAGTCCCACGGCCCTCGAGAGCCACCAGCTCACGCTCCTGGAGCGCGAGGTGGACCAGGTCATCGGCTCGACTTCGGCTCCGGCGGCATGA
- a CDS encoding helix-turn-helix domain-containing protein: MAKRGLTANEKQVLHGLVRHPILNDRELSELLGVKVSTVTAIRRRLRHADYFVTRRVPMMHRLGWELLIGGFARLDMAQGGPAAARLRDLIKDRFPDLFHIVASSDQMSFLGFAHDYTTARRQVDELRLALDRSKLLGERDVTLSVFPMSLSILPAFFDYSHPLALAFGIEDRILLRMEHAKSGDIELTRKETEVLKGLVRFPELSDKALAQRVKVSRQAVSKMRREFEEEGLLRTVRIPNLRLLGFELYITAFARFTPSSSLRTRTDAFERLLRSSPTFFLVSDDAEAVVLGTSKSYEEFSVLNAGLTKHFKERGHLAGDPEVSVGLTGATEILRNCEFGPLVQSLMPPEPKSSR; the protein is encoded by the coding sequence ATGGCCAAGCGAGGACTCACCGCGAACGAGAAGCAGGTGCTCCACGGACTCGTTCGCCATCCGATACTCAACGATCGTGAGCTCTCGGAGCTCCTGGGCGTGAAGGTGTCCACGGTCACGGCGATCCGGCGCCGGCTCCGCCACGCGGACTACTTCGTGACCCGACGCGTCCCTATGATGCACCGCCTGGGATGGGAACTCCTGATCGGCGGCTTTGCCCGGCTCGACATGGCACAGGGCGGGCCGGCGGCGGCGCGGCTCCGCGACCTCATCAAGGACCGCTTCCCGGACCTCTTCCACATCGTCGCCTCCTCGGACCAGATGTCGTTCCTGGGATTCGCGCACGACTATACGACGGCCCGTCGTCAGGTCGACGAGCTGCGGCTGGCGCTGGACCGGTCCAAGTTGCTGGGGGAGCGGGACGTCACCCTGAGCGTGTTCCCCATGAGCCTGTCCATCCTGCCGGCCTTCTTCGATTACAGCCACCCCCTCGCCCTCGCGTTCGGCATCGAAGACCGGATCCTGCTTCGGATGGAGCATGCGAAGTCGGGGGACATCGAACTCACGCGGAAGGAGACGGAGGTCCTCAAAGGGCTCGTCCGCTTCCCCGAGCTGAGCGACAAGGCGCTCGCCCAGCGCGTGAAGGTGTCCCGCCAAGCGGTCTCGAAGATGCGGCGCGAATTCGAGGAGGAGGGCCTCCTCCGCACCGTGCGGATCCCGAACCTGCGCCTCCTCGGGTTCGAGCTCTACATCACCGCCTTCGCGCGGTTCACGCCCTCGTCGTCCCTTCGCACCCGGACCGACGCCTTCGAGCGACTCCTCCGATCCTCCCCGACGTTCTTCCTGGTGTCCGACGATGCCGAAGCCGTGGTCCTGGGCACCTCGAAGTCCTACGAGGAGTTCTCCGTCCTGAACGCGGGTCTCACGAAGCATTTCAAGGAACGCGGCCACCTTGCAGGCGACCCCGAGGTCTCCGTCGGACTGACCGGCGCCACGGAGATCCTCCGGAACTGCGAGTTCGGCCCCTTGGTCCAATCCCTCATGCCGCCGGAGCCGAAGTCGAGCCGATGA
- a CDS encoding NUDIX domain-containing protein, with protein sequence MRRPVVSAFLRNRGRFLVVRRSQRVGTFRGRWSAVSGYIEGREDPRARAAQEVREETGLRGARFRRAAEPLYTRHEGTAFQVHPFLFDVPSRRVHLDWENLEYRWIRPGDLANLDTVPRLGDVLDRLLSGEYLRKG encoded by the coding sequence GTGCGGCGCCCCGTGGTCAGTGCCTTCCTTCGGAACCGCGGGAGGTTCCTCGTCGTGCGCCGGAGTCAGCGGGTCGGGACCTTCCGCGGGCGCTGGTCCGCCGTGTCGGGGTACATTGAGGGCCGCGAGGATCCTAGGGCCCGTGCGGCCCAGGAGGTCCGCGAGGAAACGGGCCTCCGAGGCGCCAGGTTCCGGAGAGCCGCGGAACCTTTGTACACGCGGCACGAGGGCACGGCCTTCCAGGTCCATCCGTTCCTCTTCGACGTGCCGTCCCGGCGGGTTCACCTGGACTGGGAGAACCTCGAGTACCGATGGATCCGGCCCGGGGACCTTGCGAATTTGGACACGGTGCCCCGGCTCGGGGACGTCTTAGATAGACTTTTGTCCGGCGAGTACTTGCGTAAAGGTTAA
- a CDS encoding aconitase X catalytic domain-containing protein has translation MRLTATQRRLRDRGTPAQQTALRLLVSLGNLYDAQRLVPVTSAHVSGASFKLIGDPGLEFLEDFAKDARFVVPTTVNPLGTDLRQWRELGVPPEFAEKQARVARAYETMGVRPVYSCTPYLLGVRPALGEHVAWSESNAVCFANSVLGARTNREGGPSALAAAIVGATPDYGLHQDAERQPTVVFDVRARLDGIGFSLLGLLAGKEAGDGIPFFRGFRATEGDLKWLGAAAASAGSVGMFHLEGITPEWKRTRIRGLRKVIVTPDDLEETRRHYSDGNEAELIALGSPQLSPDELRSIAALVDRTPPRIPVWVFTSRLVRDACPEAVASIERAGGRVLADTCLEVTLLEHRFTTVATPSGKGAYYLPSLCRQKVILDDVESLLERYA, from the coding sequence GTGCGCCTGACCGCGACGCAAAGGCGCTTGCGTGACCGGGGGACCCCGGCCCAGCAGACGGCCCTCCGACTCCTGGTGTCCCTCGGGAATCTCTACGACGCTCAGAGACTCGTCCCGGTCACCTCCGCCCATGTCTCGGGCGCCTCGTTCAAGCTCATCGGCGATCCGGGTCTCGAGTTCCTCGAGGACTTTGCGAAGGACGCGCGGTTCGTCGTGCCCACGACCGTGAATCCGCTCGGCACGGACCTGCGTCAATGGCGGGAGCTGGGTGTGCCCCCGGAGTTCGCGGAGAAACAGGCCCGTGTCGCCCGGGCCTACGAGACCATGGGCGTGCGGCCTGTCTATTCGTGCACCCCGTACCTGCTGGGCGTACGGCCTGCGCTCGGCGAGCACGTCGCCTGGTCCGAGTCCAACGCGGTGTGCTTCGCGAACTCCGTCCTCGGGGCCCGCACGAACCGCGAAGGGGGTCCGTCCGCCCTGGCGGCCGCGATCGTGGGTGCGACGCCCGACTACGGGCTCCACCAGGACGCGGAGCGGCAGCCCACGGTCGTCTTCGACGTGCGCGCCCGCCTCGACGGCATCGGGTTCTCCCTGCTGGGCCTCCTGGCGGGCAAGGAGGCAGGCGACGGCATCCCGTTCTTCCGGGGCTTCCGGGCCACGGAGGGGGACCTCAAGTGGCTGGGTGCTGCGGCCGCATCCGCGGGGAGCGTGGGCATGTTCCATCTCGAAGGCATCACGCCGGAGTGGAAGCGCACCAGGATCCGAGGGCTCCGGAAGGTAATCGTCACCCCGGACGATTTGGAGGAGACGCGGCGCCACTACTCGGACGGCAACGAAGCCGAGCTGATCGCCTTGGGATCGCCGCAGCTCTCTCCCGACGAGCTTCGGTCGATCGCCGCCCTCGTGGACCGGACGCCGCCGCGGATTCCCGTCTGGGTGTTCACGAGCCGCCTCGTGCGGGACGCGTGCCCCGAGGCGGTCGCCTCCATCGAGCGCGCGGGCGGCCGCGTCCTGGCGGACACGTGCTTGGAGGTCACCCTGCTTGAGCACCGCTTCACCACGGTCGCCACGCCCTCCGGGAAGGGAGCCTACTACCTGCCCAGCCTCTGCCGGCAGAAGGTCATTCTGGACGACGTCGAGAGCCTGTTGGAGCGATACGCATGA
- a CDS encoding RNA-binding domain-containing protein gives MASLPIHWIVARAFCHATEEESRVALALETAVPKGATTRRALEGEHGNPLVILTRRVDAPADVRAVWSQWSEAGLVAALRNAVDSRVDDDGILHLRIDKQKAFQGMLVPAREADTIDVQVKLKAYPAKPEEIRRIATLLVSEEV, from the coding sequence ATGGCTAGCCTGCCCATCCACTGGATCGTGGCGAGGGCTTTCTGCCACGCCACGGAAGAGGAGTCCCGCGTGGCCCTCGCGCTGGAGACCGCCGTTCCGAAGGGCGCGACGACCCGCCGCGCCCTCGAAGGAGAGCACGGGAACCCCCTGGTCATCCTCACACGGAGGGTCGATGCACCGGCGGACGTCCGCGCGGTCTGGAGCCAATGGTCGGAGGCGGGCCTGGTGGCCGCACTCCGCAATGCGGTCGACTCCCGCGTGGACGACGATGGGATCCTCCATCTCCGCATCGACAAGCAGAAGGCGTTCCAGGGGATGCTCGTCCCAGCGAGAGAAGCGGACACGATCGACGTGCAGGTCAAGCTCAAGGCGTATCCTGCGAAGCCCGAGGAGATCCGCCGAATCGCGACGCTCCTTGTCTCGGAGGAGGTTTAG
- a CDS encoding AAA family ATPase — MRVICVTGMPAAGKEEFQKVATEEGYRIVRMGDVVRAEAKRRGLSMTDAAVGGMAHEERQKHGQAVWAERTLPLVIADCVCVDGLRSPAELAVFRRAFGPGLVVFAVDAAPETRWARVQRRRRPDDATSWEEFLRRDARERGWGLEEVIAAADVRIVNEGTLPDFYADVRKALRKLDG, encoded by the coding sequence TTGAGGGTCATCTGCGTGACCGGGATGCCCGCGGCGGGCAAGGAGGAGTTCCAGAAGGTGGCCACGGAGGAAGGCTACCGGATCGTTCGCATGGGGGACGTGGTCCGCGCGGAAGCGAAGCGGCGCGGGCTCTCCATGACGGACGCCGCGGTCGGAGGCATGGCCCACGAAGAGCGGCAGAAGCATGGGCAGGCGGTCTGGGCCGAGCGGACCCTTCCCCTCGTGATCGCGGACTGCGTGTGCGTCGACGGGCTACGGAGCCCGGCGGAGCTGGCCGTGTTCCGGAGAGCATTCGGTCCCGGCCTGGTGGTCTTCGCGGTGGACGCGGCGCCCGAAACGCGCTGGGCGCGGGTCCAGCGCCGCCGTCGCCCCGACGATGCGACGAGCTGGGAGGAGTTCCTCCGGCGGGATGCCCGCGAGCGCGGATGGGGGCTCGAGGAGGTCATCGCGGCCGCGGACGTGCGGATCGTGAACGAGGGGACGCTCCCGGACTTCTACGCGGACGTCCGGAAGGCGCTGAGGAAGCTCGATGGCTAG